The Paenibacillus yonginensis genome segment CTTGAATTTGGCCGTGGCACTGAGGTCCTTCACATCTTCATAGCCTTGGGCCACCTCATGGGAGCTAAGAGTGGTCTGACAGCTAGGGCAATACGGACTGACGCGGTGACCGCGGTACAGCAGCCCTTTCTCATGAATCGTGCCGAGGATATTCCAGACACTTTCAATATAGCTGTTGTCCATCGTGATATAAGGATGATCGAGATCCGTCCAGTAAGCAATCGCTTCGGTCAGTTCTCTCCACTGCTTCTCATATTCGAATACGCTCGCTTTACATTTCTTGACAAACTCTTCGATGCCATAATTTTCGATTTCCTGTTTGCCGGAAATGCCAAGCTGCTTCTCTACGCCAAGCTCCACCGGAAGACCATGGGTATCCCAGCCGGCCTTGCGCACAACGCGGTAACCGTTCATCGTCTGGTAACGGCCGATAAAGTCCTTGATGACGCGGCCCAGCACGTGCCCGATATGCGGTTTGCCGTTGGCGGTCGGCGGCCCTTCGTAGAAGACGTAATTCGGACGGCCTTCCCGGTTTTGAATTGTTTTTTGAAACGTATTTTCCTGCTGCCATTTGGCGAGAATCCGCTGCTCGCGTGCCCGCGCCTTTTCTTTCACATCAACTTTTTGCACTTGAATGACACCCTCTCATCAATGATTGGAAGCAACAAAAAAAGCCCCCGTCCCAAAGGGACGAGAACTATGCTCGCGTTACCACCCTAATTCCATAATGCGCTTCATTCTTGCCGCGAAGAAATAAGCCATTATGACTCTCATAGCCCGCATGACTTCCACACGGGGCCTGTGTAACGGCAGGCTGGCCGGTCAAGCTTACACATTCAAAAGCAGAGGTCTAACCGGTTCAATAACCCGCGCCACACTTTGAATTTTCAGCTTCACATCTCCGGGATGATATACCTTCTGCGTGCTGAACATCGGCTTTCAGCAAGATGCCGACTCTCTGGGGAACAACCCCGCAGCGTACGAATTCCCATCATCAATATTTCAATATAAGACGACAATTAAATGTAATCTATATTGTATAACACTTACTTTAAATGTCAACCATTAAAAGCCCGTTTGTTAAGCAGTATGGCCTAACCGGTCCTTTAATAAACTTCCCTTACTTCCCGTTCACGCTGCTCCTTCTCAACCGAACTATGGTCTTCCAGAGACTCCCAGCCCTCTTGACTTAACAATTCAAGCTGTGCTTCCACAAGCGTACGGAAACGGGCGCGGTAAATGGAGGCCTGCTTCTTCAATTCTTCCACTTCCAAAGAAACGCGGCGAGATTTGGACAGCGATTCATTGATAATCCGGTCGGCGTTCTTCTCCGCTTCCTTAATAATGAGCTGCGCTTCCTTCTTCGCGTTGTTTCTTACTTCATCCGCAGCTTCCTGGGCTACGATGATTGTTTTGCTTAATGTTTCTTCAATATTTGCAAAATGATCCAGCTTCTCCTGAACAGCCAGCAGCTGATTCTGCAATTCCTTATTCTCGCGAATCACGATCTCATAATCTTTAATAACCTGGTCAAGGAATTCGTTCACTTCATCTTCGTCATAACCGCGAAGTCTTCTAGAGAACTCCTTGTTATGTATGTCCAGCGGTGTTAATGGCATGGGAAGCACCTCCTGAATGATTTAAACCGTGAATATACACGCATGTATTCTTTATCGTCAAATCGTCGATAAGCGTTTAACCCTGAA includes the following:
- a CDS encoding DivIVA domain-containing protein, whose product is MPLTPLDIHNKEFSRRLRGYDEDEVNEFLDQVIKDYEIVIRENKELQNQLLAVQEKLDHFANIEETLSKTIIVAQEAADEVRNNAKKEAQLIIKEAEKNADRIINESLSKSRRVSLEVEELKKQASIYRARFRTLVEAQLELLSQEGWESLEDHSSVEKEQREREVREVY